The Fragaria vesca subsp. vesca linkage group LG2, FraVesHawaii_1.0, whole genome shotgun sequence genome includes a window with the following:
- the LOC101292085 gene encoding uncharacterized protein LOC101292085 — protein sequence MATVEAARQLLYGGIGRLGCFDPFLSNVNGVISVKSGLNVARKRSSVRAQVGKCSRVQQDRRGVGPFQGTSGASHRLESMRYNCQRVESLSGGTAEDQRRILFVDESDKVKSVPHNGMPISDVNEFKVDQPLDHGNGGFGSNGKPAAAAINEDSSKKIEDEGWALLRNSMVYYCNNPIGTIAANDPSSPGTLNYDQVFIRDFVPSGIAFLLKGEYDIVRNFILHTLQLQSWEKTMDCYSPGQGLMPASFKVRTVPLEGDDYATEDVLDPDFGEAAIGRVAPVDSGLWWIILLRAYGKCSGDLSVQERVDVQTGIKMILKLCLADGFDMFPTLLVTDGSCMIDRRMGIHGHPLEIQALFYSALLGAREMLAPEDASADLMQALKNRLVALSFHIREYYWIDMRKLNEIYRYKTEEYSYDAVNKFNIYPDQIPSWLVDFMPSKGGYLIGNLQPAHMDFRFFSLGNLWSIVSSLATLEQSHAILDLVDAKWEELVADMPFKICYPALEGREWQIITGSDPKNTPWSYHNGGSWPTLLWQLTVACIKLNRPEIASKAIKLAEKRISQDKWPEYYDTKRARFIGKQAQLYQTWSVAGYLVAKLLLDNPSAAKNIVNEEDSELVNAFSCMISSNPRRKRSWKKQILV from the exons ATGGCTACTGTGGAAGCTGCTCGGCAACTTCTATATGGGGGAATTGGTCGCCTCGGCTGTTTTGATCCATTTCTAAGCAATGTGAATGGGGTGATCTCTGTTAAGTCTGGTTTAAATGTTGCACGGAAGAGGAGTTCAGTCCGTGCTCAGGTAGGTAAATGTTCGAGAGTTCAACAGGATCGCAGGGGGGTTGGTCCCTTTCAGGGTACAAGTGGTGCTTCTCATAGATTGGAATCTATGAGGTACAATTGCCAGCGGGTAGAAAGTTTGAGCGGAGGAACTGCAGAAGATCAGCGTAGGATTTTGTTTGTGGATGAATCAGATAAAGTGAAATCAGTTCCTCATAATGGTATGCCCATTTCAGATGTTAATGAATTCAAAGTGGATCAACCACTGGACCATGGAAATGGGGGTTTTGGGTCGAATGGTAAGCCGGCTGCGGCTGCAATAAATGAAGATTCTTCAAAGAAGATTGAGGATGAAGGTTGGGCTTTGCTTAGAAACTCCATGGTGTATTATTGTAATAATCCCATTGGAACCATTGCTGCTAATGACCCAAGCTCCCCCGGTACTCTGAACTATGATCAGGTCTTTATTCGTGATTTTGTTCCTTCTGGGATAGCCTTCCTTTTAAAGGGGGAGTATGATATCGTGCGGAACTTCATTCTTCATACCCTTCAGTTGCAG AGCTGGGAGAAAACCATGGATTGTTATAGTCCTGGTCAAGGACTGATGCCTGCCAGTTTTAAGGTTCGCACTGTTCCGCTCGAAGGTGATGACTATGCAACTGAAGATGTGTTAGATCCTGACTTTGGTGAAGCTGCTATAGGTCGTGTTGCCCCAGTTGACTCTG GGTTATGGTGGATTATCTTGTTACGAGCTTATGGAAAATGTTCTGGAGATCTTTCAGTGCAAGAGAGAGTTGATGTACAAACCGGGATAAAAATGATTTTAAAGCTGTGTCTTGCGGATGGTTTTGATATGTTTCCAACACTACTGGTCACAGATGGTTCTTGCATGATAGATCGACGGATGGGAATTCATGGTCATCCTTTGGAGATTCAG GCACTGTTCTATTCTGCATTACTTGGAGCACGTGAAATGCTCGCTCCAGAGGATGCATCAGCTGACCTCATGCAAGCGCTTAAAAATCGTCTGGTTGCTTTATCCTTTCATATCAGAGAATATTACTGGATTGACATGAGAAAGCTCAATGAAATTTACCGATACAAGACAGAGGAATACTCATATGATGCTGTTAATAAGTTCAATATCTACCCCGATCAGATTCCATCGTGGCTTGTGGATTTTATGCCCAGTAAAGGAGGCTATTTGATTGGTAACCTGCAGCCCGCTCACATGGACTTTCGTTTCTTTTCTCTTGGAAACTTGTGGTCTATTGTAAGTAGTCTTGCAACATTGGAGCAGTCTCATGCTATATTGGATCTTGTTGATGCAAAATGGGAGGAATTGGTGGCAGACATGCCCTTTAAAATATGTTATCCTGCTCTAGAAGGCCGGGAATGGCAAATCATCACAGGCAGTGATCCCAAAAACAC TCCCTGGTCTTACCATAATGGAGGTTCTTGGCCAACATTACTTTGGCAG CTCACCGTGGCTTGTATAAAGCTTAACAGACCAGAAATTGCATCTAAAGCTATCAAGCTAGCTGAGAAACGCATATCTCAAGATAAGTGGCCGGAATATTATGACACCAAGCGAGCAAGATTTATTGGAAAACAAGCACAGCTGTATCAAACTTGGTCGGTTGCCGGGTACCTTGTAGCAAAGCTCCTCCTCGATAACCCAAGTGCAGCAAAGAACATTGTGAATGAAGAAGATTCAGAGCTTGTAAATGCATTTTCTTGCATGATAAGTTCTAACCCGAGAAGGAAACGTAGTTGGAAGAAACAGATACTAGTATGA
- the LOC101311077 gene encoding probable protein phosphatase 2C 75-like codes for MPRAPPSQNPNEALQNEEDDQHRNPMPDFGKFSLIRRRSESITDDTLFVKEDFCRLELLGEEPMHFFAVFDANGDSHVSMLCKQLMHQFVVEELRRLCTTPGLGDNLSLELEMGSEQQQEGEETKWHDLVRAALERSFQRMNRLRQHTCTCENITDGCRCGFMILTPPVAAVVAILTARNVVIANSGTSRAVLGRAGSSLPVLDNSKEIYIEIQS; via the exons ATGCCGAGAGCGCCGCCATCGCAGAATCCAAATGAGGCGCTCCAA AATGAGGAGGATGATCAGCACCGGAATCCGATGCCTGATTTCGGGAAGTTTTCGCTTATAAGGAGGCGTTCGGAGAGCATTACTGATGATACATTATTTGTGAAGGAGGACTTCTGCCGGCTTGAACTTCTAGGTGAAGAGCCTATGCATTTCTTTGCCGTCTTTGACGCTAATGGAGACTCTCAT GTGTCTATGCTGTGCAAACAATTGATGCACCAATTCGTGGTGGAGGAACTGCGGCGCTTGTGCACCACTCCAGGGCTTGGTGACAACTTGAGCTTGGAGTTGGAAATGGGGAGCGAGCAGCAGCAGGAAGGAGAGGAGACCAAGTGGCATGATCTGGTGCGAGCAGCCCTAGAGAGGAGCTTTCAGAGGATGAACCGCCTCAGGCAACACACTTGCACGTGTGAGAACATCACTGATGGTTGCAGGTGTGGATTTATGATCCTCACGCCGCCGGTTGCGGCTGTAGTGGCAATCTTAACTGCTCGGAATGTTGTCATTGCCAACTCCGGTACCTCACGCGCCGTCCTTGGCCGCGCCGGTAGTTCTTTACCAGTCTTGGATAATTCCAAG GAGATTTATATAGAGATACAATCATAA
- the LOC101292371 gene encoding putative low molecular weight protein-tyrosine-phosphatase slr0328-like, with translation MAASTPSTETETETKPFSVLFVCLGNICRSPAAEGVFTDLVKKRGLDSKFKIDSAGTIDYHEGNQADPRMRAASKRRGIEITSLSRPIKAADFRDFDVILAMDKQNRADILEAFNRWKFREPLPEDAYKKVKLMCSYCKKHDETEVPDPYYGGAQGFEKVLDLLEDACESLLDSVLAENKHILDS, from the exons ATGGCAGCTTCTACTCCCTCAACAGAGACAGAGACAGAGACCAAACCTTTCTCTGTCCTGTTTGTGTGTTTGGGCAACATCTGCAGAAGCCCAGCTGCTGAAGGAGTCTTCACTGACTTGGTCAAGAAGAGGGGTTTGGATTCCAAGTTCAAGATTGACTCTGCTGGCACTATTGATTACCATGAG GGAAATCAAGCTGACCCAAGAATGAGGGCGGCCTCTAAAAGGCGTGGGATTGAGATAACTTCTCTATCCAGGCCGATTAAGGCGGCTGATTTTCGAGATTTCGATGTTATTCTTGCAATGGACAAGCAAAACCGAG CTGATATTTTGGAGGCGTTTAATAGGTGGAAATTTAGAGAACCACTACCTGAGGATGCTTATAAAAAG GTCAAGTTAATGTGTTCTTATTGTAAGAAACATGATGAAACTGAAGTGCCGGATCCTTATTATGGTGGAGCTCAAGGTTTCGAGAAG GTTTTAGATTTACTTGAAGATGCATGTGAGTCATTGTTGGACAGTGTATTGGCCGAGAACAAGCATATTTTGGATTCCTAA
- the LOC101292663 gene encoding serine/threonine-protein kinase KIPK-like, with product MSTSTTCEIVEAIEVDLQLKMDKKDGKQCMPNSGNRYSIEDDINKLFQAIDVRNSGRASGPWRESSKDALRKSAMKKPMRASTSKVSGIGISEPVSLKQALRGLCISQASEMAAMKRLSRPGRTSGVSEAGTIKRLYRAVVVEANGSGLPLNEGKGNFVEISLVPDASNSSQKIPGFMHSEPQVHPATTPADAMMSKLAPQKLISSSPTAVQSKIVQTEDGELQDASSSKKVIQVEGPITTPNSYKGQLSASSQSGSNSSSKLRKSSGSDSHLIKSVLRSKSFVTKKKKQDLSSGSSSTKSDSQIVNNDLVSTTSKLEGQLHSGTPKHERDRNTKSSMVSSNHSVEMISGIVDKKGKPDFRSNYSNRSRSIVTNGDERSRSKEKGDFSQSSKSSIGDYSSSTSTSEESTLSGSGRSGKRPHMSKDLRWEAIHHAQKQQGSLSLRHFKLLRKLGSGDIGTVYLAELMGTNCVFAVKVMDNECLATKKKMIRAQTEREILEILDHPFLPTLYAHFVSDKLSCLVMEYCPGGDLHVLLQKQPGRSFCEQAARFYVSEVLLALEYLHMQGVVYRDLKPENILVRDDGHIMLTDFDLSLRCAVNPMLLKSSSPVVESRKKMPNPCIESSCIDPFCLQPAWQGSCFTPRMLSAGVKSRKIKSELASQVSPLPQLVVEPTDARSNSFVGTHEYLAPEIIKGEGHGSAVDWWTFGIFLFELLYGKTPFKGSGNEDTLANIVSKSLKFPNNPIVSFHARDLVRGLLTKEPENRLGSVKGAAEIKQHPFFEGLNWALVRCAVPPELPKLGDSVIGAPPASQMQESRNCKELEEGTGDNIDFELF from the exons ATGAGTACATCAACGACATGTGAGATTGTCGAAGCAATAGAAGTAGATTTGCAGTTGAAAATGGACAAGAAAGATGGCAAGCAATGTATGCCAAACTCAGGAAATAGGTATTCAATAGAAGATGATATTAACAAGCTTTTTCAGGCCATTGATGTTAGAAATTCAGGCAGGGCTTCAGGCCCATGGCGTGAAAGTAGCAAAGATGCCTTGAGGAAGAGTGCTATGAAAAAGCCAATGAGAGCTAGTACATCAAAAGTATCAGGTATTGGAATTTCAGAACCTGTAAGTTTGAAGCAAGCGCTCAGAGGATTATGTATCTCTCAGGCATCAGAGATGGCTGCCATGAAGCGGCTGTCGAGGCCAGGTCGTACATCTGGGGTTTCAGAAGCAGGCACTATTAAAAGGTTGTACAGGGCAGTAGTAGTCGAGGCAAATGGATCTGGCCTCCCATTGAATGAAGGTAAAGGGAATTTTGTGGAGATCTCTCTAGTACCAGATGCATCAAATAGCTCTCAGAAAATTCCTGGATTCATGCATTCAGAGCCACAGGTTCATCCAGCCACAACTCCGGCTGATGCAATGATGAGCAAATTAGCACCACAGAAACTAATTTCTTCTTCGCCAACAGCAGTTCAGAGTAAGATAGTACAGACAGAAGATGGAGAACTGCAAGATGCTTCATCAAGCAAAAAAGTCATTCAGGTGGAGGGTCCGATCACTACTCCAAATTCATACAAGGGCCAGCTCTCTGCTTCTTCTCAATCTGGCTCAAACTCCAGTAGTAAGTTAAGGAAATCTTCTGGCAGTGATTCACATTTAATCAAGTCGGTCCTCAGGAGCAAGAGCTTTGTTACGAAAAAGAAGAAGCAGGATTTGAGTTCCGGTTCTAGTAGTACCAAATCAGATTCCCAGATAGTTAATAATGATTTAGTTTCTACTACTAGTAAATTGGAGGGTCAGCTGCACAGTGGCACTCCGAAGCATGAAAGGGATCGAAATACAAAAAGTTCTATGGTCTCCAGTAATCATAGTGTAGAAATGATCTCAGGTATTGTTGATAAAAAAGGGAAACCAGATTTCCGGTCAAATTATAGTAACAGAAGCAGATCCATAGTGACGAATGGCGATGAGAGATCAAGATCAAAAGAAAAGGGAGATTTCTCACAGAGCTCGAAAAGTAGCATCGGTGATTACAGTAGCAGTACAAGCACTAGTGAGGAGAGCACTCTGAGTGGGTCTGGTCGAAGTGGCAAGAGACCTCACATGTCAAAAGACTTGAGATGGGAAGCTATCCATCATGCTCAGAAGCAGCAAGGAAGCTTAAGTTTGAGGCACTTTAAGCTGCTCAGGAAGCTTGGTTCTGGGGACATTGGAACTGTTTATCTTGCTGAGCTGATGGGGACAAACTGCGTATTTGCTGTGAAAGTAATGGATAACGAGTGTTTGGCTACCAAGAAGAAAATGATTAGGGCCCAAACAGAAAGAGAAATACTGGAGATACTGGATCATCCCTTTCTCCCTACATTGTATGCTCACTTTGTGTCAGATAAGCTCTCATGTTTGGTTATGGAGTACTGTCCTGGTGGAGATCTGCATGTGCTTCTTCAAAAGCAACCTGGCAGGAGTTTCTGCGAACAAGCAGCCAG GTTCTATGTCTCTGAAGTTCTCCTTGCGCTGGAGTATTTACATATGCAAGGCGTTGTGTATCGGGACTTGAAACCAGAAAATATCCTGGTCCGAGATGATGGCCACATAATGCTCACAGATTTTGATTTGTCACTTCGATGTGCAGTCAATCCAATGCTACTCAAATCATCGTCTCCAGTTGTGGAGAGCAGAAAAAAGATGCCAAACCCATGTATTGAATCCAGTTGCATCGACCCTTTCTGCCTCCAACCAGCCTGGCAGGGCTCCTGCTTCACTCCTAGGATGTTATCTGCTGGTGTAAAATCTCGGAAAATAAAATCCGAACTTGCTTCCCAGGTCAGCCCACTCCCACAGCTTGTAGTTGAGCCAACGGATGCTCGATCAAACTCCTTTGTTGGAACCCATGAATACCTTGCTCCAGAGATCATCAAAGGAGAGGGTCATGGGAGTGCTGTTGATTGGTGGACATTTGGAATATTTCTGTTTGAGCTGCTGTATGGTAAGACACCCTTCAAGGGATCAGGAAATGAGGACACATTAGCCAACATTGTCTCGAAAAGTCTCAAGTTCCCAAACAACCCTATAGTTAGTTTTCACGCACGAGATTTGGTCAGAGGCCTCTTAACAAAGGAGCCTGAGAATCGTTTAGGATCTGTGAAAGGGGCCGCAGAGATCAAGCAGCATCCTTTCTTTGAAGGCCTTAACTGGGCATTGGTTCGGTGTGCAGTACCACCAGAGTTGCCGAAATTGGGTGATAGTGTAATTGGTGCACCTCCTGCTTCACAAATGCAGGAGAGCAGAAACTGCAAGGAGTTGGAAGAGGGTACAGGAGACAATATAGACTTTGAGTTGTTTTAG